attgctttttttttctatcctgtttaattaataaaagtatttgttctgaactgtttcgATGTTCTTTTATTAGTTTATATGAGGACGTATGTAGTGACAAATAGTGATTTGCTAATCATAGTATTGCTGCAATGTTACCCCCATAGCATTATCTGTTGACACACAGGCTATGTGGGACTGGCCTATATCCCTCCTTGACCAGGAATATGACAGACAGGTCATACAAGTGGTACTAGGCTACTAAGGATGGCGAGGTTCAGAAAAGAAATCTTGGATAACCTTCCGGCGCACAGCATTTCCCTTGCTTGCATCCGTCCCTCTGTCCGAGGAGGCTATGTCCACTTCTGGAGGGACTACAATGTCGATGTCAAGGTGATGCTTCAGTGCAATGTTATGAAGCATGCAGCATACAAGCACTATGTCAGCTACCTTTTCAGGGGAGTATTGCAGGGAGCCACCAGAGATGTGCAAGCAGCGAAACCTGCTCTTCAATACCCCAAACGTGCGCTCTATTGTACATCTTGTTGCAATGTGTGCCTCGTTGTAACGCTTCTCTGCATCAGACTGGGGCACTGCAAGCGGGGTCAGTAGCCATGTTTTCGACCCATATCCAGCATCCCCTGCAGGAACACAACAGTTAATAACTGTGAGCACATAATATTAAAGGGTCGCAAAATATCCGTATTGAACTTTTCATGTCCTTAGTCACAGCCACCTAACACACATTTACCTATAAGTAGCCCGTTGGTATAGTGACCTTTTCTGCCTTTCACCAGGAAGCAGTGTGCTCTTTGCGGGACTAAAGACGGAAGtggtcactaggccaccagggcactATAAAGAAATGGCAGCTTGGAATTTCCATGTGTGTTGTTCTATACagcaatgttaagtagtagtattagtcgTAGTATCACCCCCAGCAGTAAAGCAAATGTAAGCAACTCACCAAGAAGCCATCCGTTTTGATGCAAACTTCCTTCCCAGTGCACTGTTAGACAATATGTAAGAGTCATGGCAGCTCCCTGGAAAACGTGTAACAACATCACGGATCCTAAGGTTAGCATCACAAACCACTTGCACATTCAGCGAGTGGCCCATCTTGCGGTTTCGATACTGCATTTCTTGATCCGCAGGCGGGGTCaaggcaacatgtgtgcagtctatAGCTCCTAGGACATTGGGTAACCGCGCAATCTTGTAGAAGTCCTGCTTGACCCTCCTCTGTTCTTCTTCCCCTGTGGGAAATGCTATGTGCTGGCGAACGTATTTTTTCAGTGCGTGCAGGACCTGAAACACAGTGAAAATTTTGGGATTGGTTATCCATGTTTTATACATTGCAGAAGGGGGGTTGCACAACGATGGAGGAGGGGTGGGATGAGGATAGGGTGTATCGAAATGCGTAGTATTACCTGCGAAAGATGTCTTGAAACAGTTGCCTGGTCCACGCCGCTGTTACCCCCTAACACATGCTGGAATGTCCCTGTGGCTAAGAACTGCAGAACAGTAAGCAGCTTTGCAAGGCCAGGCACTGCGTGAGATCTATGTGTGGTTGGGTCAATATCATCTCTAATTTCATGGTACAGTTGATATATAGCTGTTCTGGTCAAGCGGTAGTCATCCACGATTTTTCTGTCTGACATGTGTTCCAGAACCAGCCGTTGACGAAACACACGTGGGCGGGGGAGCCGGCGTGGGCGAACGTGGACAGGGTGTTGTACAATGGTTTCTGTTACCTCCTCTTCCTGCATGTGCTCATAATCATTGGCAGGGAAAAAGTCCAACTGTGCAAGGAAAAACCCACCATCCATGACTTCTTTTTGCAATTCGCGAGCAGGGGAAACACGAGGACCAACGCTTCTCTGTAGCGCGCAGAATGTACGTCATATTTAAGCGCCAAACGAGCAGCCAATCAGCCGGCGCTCCATGGTGGCGCATAAAATAAACGTTACATATTGTCGCTCGTGTAC
This genomic interval from Microcaecilia unicolor chromosome 1, aMicUni1.1, whole genome shotgun sequence contains the following:
- the LOC115472662 gene encoding putative nuclease HARBI1, with product MDGGFFLAQLDFFPANDYEHMQEEEVTETIVQHPVHVRPRRLPRPRVFRQRLVLEHMSDRKIVDDYRLTRTAIYQLYHEIRDDIDPTTHRSHAVPGLAKLLTVLQFLATGTFQHVLGGNSGVDQATVSRHLSQVLHALKKYVRQHIAFPTGEEEQRRVKQDFYKIARLPNVLGAIDCTHVALTPPADQEMQYRNRKMGHSLNVQVVCDANLRIRDAGYGSKTWLLTPLAVPQSDAEKRYNEAHIATRCTIERTFGVLKSRFRCLHISGGSLQYSPEKVADIVLVCCMLHNIALKHHLDIDIVVPPEVDIASSDRGTDASKGNAVRRKVIQDFFSEPRHP